The following proteins are co-located in the Armatimonadota bacterium genome:
- the nuoH gene encoding NADH-quinone oxidoreductase subunit NuoH, with translation MSPQSPLLAVVVEAAVKSAVILFVMLTATAYLTYGERRLLGRFQLRYGPNRVGPLGLLQPLADGIKLIFKEDFRPRRADPVVYWFAPAIAMAASLAMYALVPLGPAVTLFGRQVTLYVADVNVALLLLLGISSLGVYGVILGGWSADNKYSLLGSLRSSAQLISYELALGLGALVPVLLAGSLSLVRIVQAQRDLWFALHVPHGTLALALFFVAAVAETNRAPFDLPEAEQELIAGYQTEYGGFKFAMFFIGEYLAVITMSALAAVLFLGGWHAPPGLGALLGVVPPVAWMVLKTLLGVFVFIWLRATLPRVRHDRLMAFGWKVLLPVGLVNVVVAVGVVLWGAG, from the coding sequence ATGAGCCCGCAGAGCCCGCTCCTGGCCGTGGTGGTGGAGGCGGCAGTGAAGAGCGCCGTGATCCTCTTCGTGATGCTCACCGCCACGGCCTACCTGACCTACGGGGAGCGGCGGTTGCTCGGGCGCTTCCAGCTACGCTACGGGCCGAACCGCGTGGGCCCGCTGGGGCTCCTCCAGCCGCTGGCCGATGGGATCAAGCTCATCTTCAAGGAGGACTTCCGCCCGCGCCGGGCCGACCCGGTGGTCTACTGGTTCGCCCCGGCCATCGCCATGGCCGCCTCGCTGGCGATGTACGCGCTGGTGCCGCTCGGCCCGGCGGTCACGCTCTTCGGCCGCCAGGTCACCCTGTACGTGGCCGACGTGAACGTGGCGTTGCTCCTCCTGCTCGGCATCTCCTCGCTGGGCGTGTACGGGGTGATCCTCGGCGGCTGGTCGGCCGACAACAAGTACTCTCTGCTCGGCAGCCTGCGCAGCAGCGCGCAGCTCATCTCCTACGAGCTGGCCCTGGGCCTGGGGGCGCTTGTCCCCGTGCTGCTGGCCGGCTCGCTGAGCCTGGTGCGCATCGTCCAGGCCCAGCGCGACCTGTGGTTCGCCCTGCACGTGCCCCACGGGACGCTGGCGCTGGCCCTCTTCTTCGTGGCCGCCGTGGCCGAGACCAACCGCGCCCCCTTCGACCTGCCGGAGGCGGAGCAGGAGCTCATCGCCGGCTACCAGACCGAGTACGGCGGTTTCAAGTTCGCCATGTTCTTCATCGGCGAGTACCTGGCCGTGATCACGATGAGCGCGCTGGCCGCCGTCCTCTTCCTGGGCGGCTGGCACGCGCCCCCGGGGTTGGGGGCGCTGCTCGGCGTCGTGCCGCCCGTGGCGTGGATGGTGCTGAAGACGCTCCTCGGCGTCTTCGTCTTCATCTGGCTGCGGGCCACCCTGCCGCGCGTGCGCCACGACCGACTCATGGCCTTCGGGTGGAAGGTGCTGCTGCCGGTGGGCCTGGTGAACGTGGTCGTGGCGGTGGGCGTGGTCCTGTGGGGGGCGGGCTAG
- the nuoI gene encoding NADH-quinone oxidoreductase subunit NuoI has product MATVRAQVDRFLSMVRGLGITLRYLVRPPVTVAYPDEKPPVAPRFKGRHWLTRYADGLERCIGCELCVIVCPSQAIYVRAAENTPEHQVSRGERYAEEFQINMLRCIFCGFCEEACPTGAIVLGHDYELAGYSRAELIYTKPMLTEPYPGASGRDPRREV; this is encoded by the coding sequence GTGGCCACTGTGCGCGCCCAGGTGGACCGCTTCCTCAGCATGGTCCGAGGGCTCGGCATCACCCTGCGCTACCTCGTGCGCCCGCCGGTGACCGTGGCCTATCCGGATGAGAAGCCGCCGGTGGCCCCGCGCTTCAAGGGGCGCCACTGGCTCACCCGCTACGCCGACGGGCTTGAGCGCTGCATCGGGTGCGAGCTGTGCGTCATCGTCTGCCCCTCCCAGGCCATCTACGTGCGCGCGGCCGAGAACACCCCCGAGCACCAGGTGAGCCGCGGGGAGCGGTACGCCGAGGAGTTCCAGATCAACATGCTGCGCTGCATCTTCTGCGGGTTCTGCGAGGAGGCGTGCCCCACCGGGGCCATCGTCCTGGGACACGACTACGAGCTGGCCGGCTACAGCCGCGCCGAGCTGATCTACACCAAGCCCATGCTCACCGAGCCCTACCCGGGGGCCAGCGGGCGCGACCCCCGGCGCGAGGTCTAG
- a CDS encoding NADH-quinone oxidoreductase subunit J, with protein sequence MELVLFLPAAALALAGALGVVTARRPVHSALALLAVLVALAFLYLLLWAPFVAVLQVIVYAGAIVVLFLFVIMLLHMQPGEPPREDLRLQRPAAVALGALFLAGLGAVVSGGRSAAPAARLPTAAPPAAGFGSPEAVGEALFTRFLLPVELAALLLLIGMVGAVVLAKGALAVRVPSPAARPAESTEEEPNARAPEAVAAP encoded by the coding sequence GTGGAGCTCGTCCTCTTCCTCCCGGCGGCCGCCCTCGCCCTGGCGGGCGCGCTGGGCGTCGTCACCGCCCGGCGGCCGGTGCACAGCGCCCTGGCCCTGCTGGCCGTGCTTGTGGCCCTGGCCTTCCTCTACCTGCTGCTCTGGGCCCCCTTCGTCGCCGTGCTCCAGGTGATCGTCTACGCGGGGGCGATCGTCGTCCTCTTCCTCTTCGTCATCATGTTGCTGCACATGCAGCCGGGCGAACCCCCGCGCGAGGACCTGCGGCTGCAGCGGCCGGCGGCGGTGGCCCTAGGGGCGCTCTTCCTGGCCGGGCTGGGGGCGGTGGTCTCGGGTGGGCGTAGTGCGGCCCCGGCCGCCCGCCTTCCCACGGCCGCGCCGCCGGCCGCCGGGTTCGGGTCGCCCGAGGCGGTGGGAGAGGCCCTCTTCACCCGCTTCCTCCTGCCGGTCGAGCTGGCCGCGCTCCTCCTGCTGATCGGCATGGTGGGGGCGGTGGTGCTGGCGAAGGGCGCCCTGGCGGTGCGGGTACCCTCGCCAGCGGCGCGTCCCGCCGAATCCACGGAAGAGGAGCCGAACGCCCGGGCGCCGGAGGCGGTGGCGGCCCCGTGA
- the nuoK gene encoding NADH-quinone oxidoreductase subunit NuoK, whose protein sequence is MTVPLAYYLVLGAALFAIGMTGVLVRRNALVVFMAIELMLNSVNLTFVAFARTLGTLDGQLAVVFTIVVAGVEVVVGLALIVEIFRARRSVNLDEVHLLRG, encoded by the coding sequence GTGACTGTCCCGCTGGCGTACTACCTGGTGCTGGGAGCCGCGCTCTTCGCCATCGGCATGACCGGGGTGCTGGTGCGGCGCAACGCCCTCGTGGTCTTCATGGCCATCGAGCTGATGCTGAACTCGGTCAACCTCACCTTCGTCGCCTTTGCCCGGACGCTCGGCACCCTGGACGGCCAGCTCGCCGTCGTCTTCACCATCGTCGTGGCCGGTGTTGAGGTGGTCGTGGGGCTGGCGCTGATCGTGGAGATCTTCCGCGCCCGCCGCAGCGTGAACCTCGACGAGGTGCACCTGCTCCGTGGCTGA
- the nuoL gene encoding NADH-quinone oxidoreductase subunit L: MAELAWTIPLWPLLGWLLLGVAGGRLPRPLPGVLASALVGAAFLATVAGAATYPGAAQARTLFPWIAAGAFRADVALLVDPLALVMALVVTGVGFVIHVYSIGYMADDPRAATYFAYLNLFTAAMLLLVLARNLLVLFVGWELVGLCSYLLIGFWFTRERAAAAGRKAFVVNRIGDAAFLLGVLLLWTQAGTLDLAALNAWAQTLDPALVFSAGVLLFAGATGKSAQLPLYTWLPDAMEGPTPVSALIHAATMVTAGVYLVARLYPLFAHPGTLAVVGTVGALTALFAATVALREWDLKRVLAYSTISQLGYMFLALGVLAPSAGIFHLTTHAFFKALLFLAAGSVMHATHDVIDMRRLGGLWTPLRVTALAFLVGALALAGVPPFAGFVSKDLILERAWEHALTGGGLLAGLLLATGVLTAFVTAVYITRAALYTFAGAPPSDAHPHEAPPVMAVPMGVLALLSVAGGVLGARWAGAPLLAALAPVFERAVPHAAPAHAPPGLLVPALSTVVALAGLATGWWLHRDRREPALGWFGRAAEQHWGLLPLYDGLLVPAARHAALLLAGPVDQGVVDRAVNAVGGAAVAVAGALRRLQTGYVRQYALLLLAGTILVMAYWVVR; the protein is encoded by the coding sequence GTGGCTGAGCTCGCCTGGACGATCCCCCTGTGGCCGCTCCTGGGATGGCTGCTCCTCGGGGTGGCGGGCGGCCGCCTGCCCCGCCCGCTCCCCGGAGTGCTCGCCAGCGCGCTGGTGGGCGCGGCCTTCCTGGCCACCGTGGCCGGGGCTGCCACCTACCCCGGGGCCGCGCAGGCGCGGACGCTCTTCCCCTGGATCGCCGCCGGGGCGTTCCGGGCGGACGTCGCCCTGCTGGTCGACCCGCTGGCCCTCGTGATGGCCCTCGTGGTCACCGGCGTCGGCTTCGTGATCCACGTCTACTCGATCGGCTACATGGCGGATGATCCCCGGGCCGCCACCTACTTCGCCTACCTGAACCTCTTCACGGCGGCCATGCTGCTGCTCGTCCTGGCGCGCAACCTCCTCGTGCTCTTCGTGGGCTGGGAACTCGTCGGGCTCTGCTCCTACCTCCTCATCGGGTTCTGGTTCACGCGCGAGCGGGCGGCCGCCGCGGGCCGCAAGGCCTTCGTCGTGAACCGCATCGGGGATGCCGCGTTCCTGCTGGGCGTCCTCCTCCTCTGGACCCAGGCCGGCACCCTCGACCTGGCCGCCCTGAACGCCTGGGCGCAGACGCTGGACCCCGCACTGGTCTTCTCGGCCGGGGTGCTCCTCTTTGCGGGGGCCACGGGCAAGTCGGCCCAGCTGCCGCTGTACACCTGGCTCCCCGACGCCATGGAGGGGCCCACGCCGGTCTCGGCGCTGATCCACGCCGCCACCATGGTGACGGCCGGGGTCTACCTGGTGGCGCGGCTCTACCCGCTCTTCGCCCACCCCGGCACGCTGGCGGTCGTGGGGACCGTGGGGGCGCTCACGGCGCTGTTCGCGGCCACGGTGGCGCTGCGCGAGTGGGACCTCAAGCGGGTGCTGGCCTACTCCACCATCAGCCAGCTCGGGTACATGTTCCTGGCGCTGGGGGTGCTCGCCCCGTCCGCCGGCATCTTCCACCTGACCACCCACGCCTTCTTCAAGGCGCTCCTCTTCCTGGCGGCGGGCAGCGTGATGCACGCCACGCACGACGTCATCGACATGCGCCGGCTGGGGGGCCTGTGGACGCCACTGCGGGTCACCGCGCTGGCCTTCCTGGTGGGCGCCCTGGCGCTCGCCGGCGTCCCGCCGTTTGCCGGCTTCGTCAGCAAGGACCTGATCCTGGAGCGCGCCTGGGAGCACGCCCTCACGGGCGGCGGCCTGCTGGCGGGACTCCTCCTGGCGACGGGGGTCCTCACCGCCTTCGTCACGGCGGTCTACATCACCCGTGCGGCGCTCTACACCTTTGCCGGGGCGCCGCCCTCCGACGCGCACCCGCACGAGGCGCCGCCGGTGATGGCCGTGCCCATGGGCGTCCTGGCCCTCCTCTCGGTGGCCGGCGGGGTGCTGGGTGCGCGCTGGGCGGGGGCGCCGCTGCTGGCGGCGCTGGCACCGGTGTTCGAGCGCGCGGTGCCACACGCCGCCCCGGCGCACGCCCCTCCCGGCCTGCTCGTGCCGGCGCTCTCGACGGTGGTGGCGCTCGCCGGGCTGGCCACCGGCTGGTGGCTGCACCGCGACCGGCGGGAGCCCGCGCTGGGGTGGTTCGGCCGCGCCGCCGAGCAGCACTGGGGGCTGCTCCCGCTCTACGACGGCCTGCTGGTGCCGGCCGCGCGGCATGCGGCCCTCCTGCTGGCGGGGCCTGTCGACCAGGGCGTCGTCGACCGGGCGGTGAACGCCGTGGGCGGCGCCGCGGTGGCCGTCGCCGGCGCGCTGCGCCGCCTCCAGACGGGCTACGTCCGCCAGTACGCGCTGCTGCTGCTGGCCGGGACCATCCTGGTGATGGCCTACTGGGTGGTGCGCTGA
- a CDS encoding NADH-quinone oxidoreductase subunit M: MLSWLIFLPALGAGVVALLPGRATGLVRWVGLLIALATLGVAIRLWALFDPSQAAMQFVEGRAWAPGLGIAYHVGADGISLLLVGLTALTFPVALLASWSSVTEQVKGFTAAMLLLETAVLGTFLALDLVLFFVFWEAVLVPMYFLIGLWGGPARTYAANKFLLYTMAGSAFMLVAIVALYILAPAGERTFDLLTLQEAGVGGPAGRWLFWAFTVAFAVKVPVWPLHTWLPDAHVEAPTPGSVVLAALLLKMGAYGLVRFSLGLFPEAAAAFAPVMALLGIVGIVYGGIVSWAQADLKRLVAYSSVSHLGFVTLGIFAMNPEGLQGAVLQMVNHGISTGALFLIVGVLYDRLHTRQLADYGGVAARMPGFAAIVTIVMLSSAALPGTNGFVGEFLILLGAFRRTPLGTVVAASGVILSAVYLLWAYQRVMQGPLRARHPERLTEVGAREVLVFAPLLALIFAIGLAPGPFLRRSEASVRAVVARVEAVADRARMEAVGKAGCGAAAAPQAGRRPQGTPAGPRAAAQGCARGQLLDHRAPSRSGAVRSGWRAVGPDRGESG; this comes from the coding sequence ATGCTCTCCTGGCTCATCTTCTTGCCGGCTCTGGGCGCGGGGGTGGTGGCGCTGCTGCCCGGGCGCGCCACGGGCCTCGTGCGCTGGGTGGGGCTGCTGATCGCCCTGGCCACGCTGGGCGTGGCGATCCGGCTGTGGGCCCTCTTCGACCCGTCCCAGGCGGCGATGCAGTTCGTGGAGGGGCGGGCCTGGGCGCCGGGACTCGGGATCGCCTACCACGTGGGCGCCGACGGCATCAGCCTGCTGCTGGTCGGCCTCACCGCGCTCACCTTCCCGGTGGCGCTGCTGGCCTCGTGGTCGTCGGTCACCGAGCAGGTGAAGGGCTTCACGGCGGCCATGCTGCTGCTGGAGACGGCCGTACTCGGGACCTTCCTGGCGCTTGACCTGGTCCTCTTCTTCGTCTTCTGGGAGGCCGTCCTCGTCCCTATGTACTTCCTCATCGGGCTGTGGGGCGGGCCCGCACGCACCTACGCGGCGAACAAGTTCCTCCTGTACACGATGGCCGGCAGCGCCTTCATGCTGGTGGCCATCGTCGCCCTCTACATCCTCGCCCCGGCGGGCGAGCGCACCTTCGACCTGCTGACGCTGCAGGAGGCCGGCGTGGGCGGGCCGGCGGGGCGGTGGCTCTTCTGGGCCTTCACCGTGGCCTTCGCCGTGAAGGTGCCGGTGTGGCCGCTGCACACCTGGCTCCCCGACGCCCACGTGGAGGCCCCCACGCCGGGCAGCGTGGTCCTGGCGGCGCTCCTCCTGAAGATGGGCGCCTACGGGCTGGTGCGGTTCTCGCTGGGGCTCTTCCCCGAGGCGGCCGCGGCCTTCGCGCCGGTGATGGCGCTGCTCGGCATCGTCGGGATCGTCTACGGGGGCATCGTCTCCTGGGCGCAGGCCGACCTCAAGCGCCTGGTCGCCTACAGCAGCGTCAGCCACCTGGGCTTCGTCACCCTGGGCATCTTCGCCATGAACCCGGAAGGGCTGCAGGGCGCGGTCCTGCAGATGGTCAACCACGGCATCAGCACGGGGGCCCTCTTCCTCATCGTCGGCGTGCTCTACGACCGGCTGCACACCCGGCAGCTGGCCGACTACGGCGGCGTGGCCGCGCGCATGCCCGGCTTCGCCGCCATCGTCACCATCGTCATGCTCTCCTCGGCGGCGCTGCCGGGGACGAACGGCTTCGTCGGGGAGTTCCTCATCCTGCTCGGCGCCTTCCGCCGCACGCCGCTGGGGACGGTGGTGGCCGCCAGCGGCGTGATCCTCTCGGCCGTCTATCTGCTGTGGGCCTACCAGCGGGTGATGCAGGGCCCGCTGCGGGCGCGTCACCCGGAGCGGCTGACCGAGGTGGGAGCGCGAGAGGTGCTGGTCTTCGCGCCACTGCTGGCGCTGATCTTCGCCATCGGCCTCGCCCCGGGGCCCTTCCTGCGGCGGAGCGAAGCGAGCGTGCGGGCGGTGGTGGCGCGCGTGGAGGCGGTGGCCGACCGGGCCCGCATGGAGGCGGTGGGCAAGGCAGGATGCGGTGCTGCGGCGGCCCCTCAGGCCGGGCGCCGACCACAGGGAACGCCGGCGGGGCCGCGCGCCGCAGCGCAGGGGTGCGCGCGCGGTCAGCTCCTTGACCACCGGGCGCCATCCCGATCAGGAGCGGTGCGGTCGGGGTGGCGTGCGGTGGGGCCCGATCGCGGGGAGTCCGGGTAA
- a CDS encoding NADH-quinone oxidoreductase subunit N has translation MADVIALLPEILLTATAVAVLLWDVLAPRPWRPAMRLLALGGVIAAAAALAAVGERPPAFGGTFVRDGLTQTWQMVALLATAAAVLLGSDYLRRLGLERGEYHALVLFAAVGAMVMAAARDLLLLFLGLETLSVPLYVLAAFRRGWLPSQEAGLKYFLLGSFASALFLYGVALLFGAAGSTALEAVAAAARSGVTALLAGGVALVTIGLAFKAALVPFHVWVPDVYEGSPLPVTAFMAVIAKVGAFAALLRTPGLEAPGLAPQWTALLAALAGATLLVGNLVALAQRSLKRLLAYSSIAHAGYLLMGVAAGPPGVGAATFYLAAYLFMTLGAFAVALLCHRAGEEVDHIEALRGVGRRYPAAGAAMALFMAALAGFPPTAGFIGKLYLFQASLQAGQVWLVLVGALTTVVSAYYYLRVPYVMFLDSPAGGVTVAAARGTTAVVLAAAAAVLLLGVFPGSLVESVRPLAALLGR, from the coding sequence ATGGCGGACGTCATCGCGCTCCTCCCCGAGATCCTCCTCACCGCGACGGCCGTGGCCGTCCTCCTGTGGGACGTGCTGGCACCGCGCCCCTGGCGGCCGGCGATGCGCCTGCTGGCGCTGGGCGGCGTGATCGCCGCCGCGGCCGCCCTGGCAGCGGTGGGGGAGCGCCCGCCGGCCTTCGGCGGGACCTTCGTCCGCGACGGGCTCACCCAGACCTGGCAGATGGTGGCGCTGCTCGCCACCGCGGCGGCGGTGCTGCTCGGCAGCGACTACCTCCGGCGCCTGGGCCTGGAGCGTGGCGAGTACCACGCCCTCGTCCTCTTCGCGGCGGTGGGTGCCATGGTGATGGCGGCCGCGCGCGACCTCCTCCTGCTCTTCCTGGGGCTGGAGACCCTCTCCGTGCCCCTGTACGTGCTCGCGGCCTTCCGCCGCGGCTGGTTGCCCTCGCAGGAGGCCGGGCTCAAGTACTTCCTCCTCGGCTCCTTCGCCAGTGCCCTCTTCCTCTACGGCGTGGCATTGCTCTTCGGGGCGGCGGGCTCGACGGCGCTGGAGGCCGTGGCCGCGGCGGCGCGGAGTGGCGTGACGGCGCTGCTCGCCGGCGGCGTGGCCCTGGTGACGATCGGCCTGGCCTTCAAGGCGGCCCTCGTCCCCTTCCACGTTTGGGTCCCCGACGTCTACGAGGGGTCGCCGCTGCCGGTGACGGCCTTTATGGCGGTCATCGCCAAGGTGGGGGCCTTTGCGGCGCTGCTGCGCACGCCGGGACTGGAGGCCCCGGGGCTGGCGCCGCAGTGGACGGCGCTGCTGGCCGCGCTGGCGGGCGCGACGCTGCTCGTCGGGAACCTGGTGGCCCTGGCCCAGCGCTCGCTCAAGCGGCTGCTGGCCTACTCCTCCATCGCCCACGCCGGCTACCTGCTCATGGGCGTGGCGGCGGGGCCGCCGGGCGTGGGGGCGGCCACCTTCTACCTGGCCGCCTACCTTTTCATGACGCTGGGCGCCTTCGCCGTGGCGCTGCTGTGCCACCGGGCCGGGGAGGAGGTGGACCACATCGAGGCGCTGCGCGGGGTGGGACGGCGGTATCCGGCGGCAGGGGCGGCCATGGCCCTCTTTATGGCGGCCCTGGCGGGGTTTCCGCCGACCGCCGGGTTCATCGGCAAGCTCTACCTCTTCCAGGCCTCCCTCCAGGCCGGGCAGGTCTGGCTCGTCCTGGTCGGCGCGCTCACCACGGTGGTCTCCGCCTACTACTACCTGCGGGTGCCCTACGTCATGTTCCTGGATTCCCCGGCCGGCGGCGTGACCGTGGCGGCGGCACGCGGGACGACGGCGGTGGTGCTGGCGGCGGCGGCCGCCGTCCTGCTGCTCGGGGTCTTCCCCGGCTCCCTCGTCGAGTCGGTGCGGCCGCTGGCCGCGCTCCTGGGACGGTAG
- a CDS encoding FAD-dependent oxidoreductase gives MATERFDAIVVGAGPAGSAAALTLARAGLSVVLFERGEYPGAKNVMGGVMYGRMLADLIPEFWTQAPIERVVVEERVWLATPTSAVSVGYRSAAHGPGHGMPNAFTVLRARFDRWFAAQAEAAGALLIPGTTVEDVLWDGDRVVGVRAGREGGDVYGDVVVIADGVNSFLVQKARLRDRPLEPSEAALAVKEVIALPPQVIEERFAVREGEGVTIEVYGSVTRGMAGYGFIYTNRESLSVGIGALISHLMRTKITPYDLLEGFKQHPFVARLIEGGEVQEYAAHAIPEGGYRAMPRLYGRGVLVAGDAAMMVNGLHREGSNLAMAAGRMAGEAIVQARARGDLDAAGPIYQQLLEASFVLQDLRKYRDLPDLVDRRPELLELYTRLANDVVGEMLTVDGLSKRAKQKEIWRHVREVRPLWQMAKDLYQGWKAIR, from the coding sequence ATGGCCACCGAGCGGTTCGACGCCATCGTCGTGGGGGCGGGGCCCGCGGGCAGCGCCGCCGCCCTCACCCTGGCGCGGGCGGGGCTGAGCGTGGTCCTCTTCGAGCGCGGCGAGTACCCCGGTGCCAAGAACGTCATGGGCGGGGTGATGTACGGGCGCATGCTGGCCGACCTGATCCCGGAGTTCTGGACCCAGGCGCCCATCGAGCGCGTCGTCGTCGAGGAGCGGGTGTGGCTGGCCACGCCTACCTCGGCGGTGAGCGTGGGCTACCGGAGCGCCGCCCACGGCCCGGGCCACGGGATGCCCAACGCCTTCACCGTGCTGCGCGCCCGGTTCGACCGCTGGTTTGCCGCCCAGGCGGAGGCCGCCGGCGCGCTGCTCATCCCCGGCACCACCGTGGAGGACGTCCTGTGGGACGGCGACCGGGTCGTGGGCGTGCGGGCGGGCCGGGAGGGGGGTGACGTCTACGGCGACGTCGTGGTCATCGCCGACGGCGTGAACTCCTTCCTGGTGCAGAAGGCCCGGCTGCGCGACCGGCCCCTCGAGCCCTCGGAGGCGGCGCTGGCGGTGAAGGAGGTCATCGCGCTGCCTCCGCAGGTGATCGAGGAGCGCTTCGCCGTGCGCGAGGGCGAGGGGGTGACCATCGAGGTCTACGGCTCGGTCACGCGCGGCATGGCCGGCTACGGCTTCATCTACACCAACCGGGAGAGCCTCTCCGTGGGCATCGGCGCGCTCATCTCCCACCTGATGCGCACGAAGATCACGCCCTACGACCTGCTGGAAGGATTCAAGCAGCACCCCTTCGTGGCGCGCCTCATCGAGGGGGGCGAGGTGCAGGAGTACGCCGCCCACGCCATCCCCGAAGGGGGCTACCGGGCCATGCCCCGGCTCTACGGGCGCGGCGTGCTGGTGGCCGGGGATGCGGCCATGATGGTGAACGGGCTGCACCGCGAGGGGAGCAACCTGGCGATGGCGGCGGGACGGATGGCCGGCGAGGCCATCGTCCAGGCCAGGGCGCGCGGTGATCTGGACGCGGCCGGACCGATCTACCAGCAGCTCCTGGAGGCCAGCTTCGTGCTGCAGGACCTGCGCAAGTACCGAGACCTCCCGGACCTGGTGGACCGGCGGCCCGAGCTGCTGGAGCTCTACACGCGCCTGGCCAACGACGTCGTGGGCGAGATGCTCACCGTGGACGGGCTGAGCAAGCGGGCCAAGCAGAAGGAGATCTGGCGCCACGTGCGCGAGGTGCGCCCCCTGTGGCAGATGGCGAAGGACCTCTACCAGGGATGGAAGGCCATCCGCTGA
- a CDS encoding 4Fe-4S dicluster domain-containing protein, producing MEGHPLRRPAPVRTPSAPLPRAAAPDEPPLPRVQVEEKLYLVQYRHDRHSHIDITHREVCAEQCGREWGRPCTTFCPANVYTWDGEKIVIAYENCVECTSCLLGCPYRVIDWRLPRGGFGVHYRFG from the coding sequence ATGGAAGGCCATCCGCTGAGGCGCCCCGCGCCCGTCCGCACGCCCAGCGCGCCGCTGCCGCGGGCGGCCGCGCCGGACGAGCCGCCGCTGCCCCGCGTCCAGGTGGAAGAAAAGCTCTACCTGGTGCAGTACCGCCACGACCGCCACTCCCACATCGACATCACCCACCGGGAAGTCTGCGCCGAGCAGTGCGGGCGGGAGTGGGGCCGGCCGTGCACGACCTTCTGCCCCGCCAACGTCTACACCTGGGACGGGGAGAAGATCGTCATCGCCTACGAGAACTGCGTGGAGTGCACCTCCTGCCTGCTCGGGTGTCCCTACCGAGTAATCGACTGGCGGCTGCCCCGCGGCGGCTTCGGGGTGCACTACCGGTTCGGGTAG
- the lgt gene encoding prolipoprotein diacylglyceryl transferase — translation MDPVLVQFGPLVIRWYGVMHALTIAVGLWLAYRFGPRFGVPAAVLDRIGLWAVVAMYVGGRLGYVLSHPAEFRDPLEVLRVWHGGLASHGAILAGLAYCTVAARRAGVAVQSLFDAGAFALPVGSFFVRFGNFMNGELYGAPTTLPVGVRFPTAPDAPRHPVQLYEMALALVILAVVWRVARRRAFPGQVWWTALALVSLMRLGLDVLRPEHRVWGVLATGQVAALLLLGVSLWFLWRRPTAPAASLQHLPDGSAGS, via the coding sequence GTGGACCCCGTGCTCGTGCAGTTCGGCCCGCTGGTGATCCGCTGGTACGGCGTCATGCACGCCCTCACCATCGCCGTGGGCCTGTGGCTGGCCTACCGCTTCGGCCCGCGCTTTGGCGTCCCCGCCGCCGTGCTGGACCGCATCGGCCTGTGGGCGGTGGTGGCCATGTACGTGGGCGGGCGGCTGGGGTACGTGCTCTCGCATCCTGCGGAGTTCCGCGACCCGCTGGAGGTCCTCCGCGTCTGGCACGGAGGCCTGGCCTCCCACGGGGCCATCCTGGCCGGGCTGGCTTACTGTACGGTGGCCGCCCGCCGCGCCGGTGTCGCCGTGCAGTCGCTCTTCGACGCCGGCGCCTTCGCCCTGCCGGTGGGATCGTTCTTCGTCCGCTTCGGCAACTTCATGAATGGCGAGCTGTACGGCGCGCCCACCACGCTACCCGTGGGGGTGCGCTTCCCCACCGCCCCCGACGCCCCCCGCCACCCGGTGCAGCTCTACGAGATGGCCCTCGCCCTCGTCATCCTGGCGGTGGTGTGGCGGGTGGCCCGCCGGCGGGCCTTCCCGGGGCAGGTGTGGTGGACGGCGCTGGCCCTCGTCTCGCTGATGCGCCTGGGCTTGGACGTCCTGCGCCCCGAGCACCGCGTCTGGGGCGTGCTGGCGACGGGACAGGTCGCAGCGCTCCTGCTGCTCGGCGTCTCGCTGTGGTTCCTCTGGCGCCGCCCGACGGCACCGGCGGCGAGCCTCCAGCACCTCCCGGACGGCAGCGCCGGATCCTGA